The DNA sequence ATATAGTACTGATACTCAGCTTATAAACCACGTCAAATCAGTGGTATACCCCAGCTGCTGAGGAGCTTGAACCCATTGGTAATAGTCCAGGCGCGTACTTCTTTTCACTGCAGTAAAATAAGTAATAAGGTTTAACAAAGAGTAAGAAGCTCTGATAAGGCGATTCAACCTGACTCGGTCAAATTATACTCACTCAAAAACTCCAGTTTTTCCTCTTCTGTTTCTAGTGTAGCTATTTCAGCCTCGATGGCCGCTGATATAATCACTACTTCTGCATTTTCATCTTTTACCGCTTCTTTGAGGGTGTCTACATATTGGTTACCGCCTATTACAGAGGCTTCGTCTACATTGGCAGCATAAATTACAGGCTTGATAGTGAGCAAGTGCAAATCGTAAATAGATTCAAGCTCATCTTCGCTTAAGTTCATACTACGAATATTTTGTCCACTTTCCAGCACCTCTTTTATTTTATTGGCAATTGCCATATGCTTCTTAGCTTTGGCATCTCCAGTTTTTACTACCTTCTGCAAACGCTGGATACGCTTTTCTATACTGTCAAGGTCTTTAAATTGCAGTTCAGTATCTATTACTTCTTTGTCGTTAACGGGGTTTACCTTGCCGTCTACGTGTACAATATTATCATCTTCAAAGCAGCGTATTACATGAATGATTGCGTCAACTTCTCTGATATTTGCCAAAAACTGGTTGCCTAAACCTTCTCCTTTACTGGCTCCTTTTACCAACCCTGCAATGTCCACAAACTCAATTACTGCAGGTAAAACTTGCTGGGGGTTTACTAATTTTTCTAATGCTTTTAAGCGTTGATCAGGTACTTGTACAACCCCGACGTTAGGCTCTATAGTACAAAAAGGATAATTGGCTGACTCAGCTTTAGCACTTGATAAAGCATTGAATAAAGTAGATTTACCCACATTGGGTAGTCCTACAATTCCACATTGAAGACTCATTGATCTATATTTATTTTATTGATATTATTCAAAAGTTTTTGCAAAGTTATAAAAACTAAGGATACTAAAGAATGATGTAAAAATAAGTTGTTTGTTTCTAGGCAGAGATTTTTTTGTAGGTGAGGTCTGTTTTGTACTTAGAGAACTTGCAGGCATAAAAAAACGACTGCCTTTCAAATGAAAGACAGCCGTTTGAATGGTATATGAGTGTATTACTATTTGGTTTTGCGAATAGAGCCAAACCCGCTTTTATTAAATCGGGTAATGGCAGGGCTGCCCTTGTAACGAATACTACCTACACCGCTTACTGATGCATATAGTTCTTTTTGAGCATTTATTTTGATGCTACCTGCACCACTTGATTTACTTTTTACAACATTTGCTACTAAGCCATAAGCATTGATAGAGCCTGCACCGCTTAAGTCTACATCTAAACGATTGGTTGTTCCTTTGAGTCGGATGCTTGACGCTCCTGAAAGGTTACAAATAAGGTGTTGAGTGTTAAAAGCTAATTGAAGACTTCCTGCACCACTGTTTTCCAAATAAAAGCGCTCTGCCTTGATTGTTGATTCACCACGTATACTTACCGCACCACTTAGGTCAATGGCATTGAGTTGTTGAAAGGTTAGTTCAATTTTTACATTGATATTGTTGTATTTTGAATGTTTACGTTTTTTAAGCGAAACATATAAAGTGTTGTTTTTTACTCTAGTAATTATTTCCTCATTTTCAATGTCACCTTTGAGAGTAACTCTTGCCGAATGGCTAGTACCCTGCTTGAGCACAATGCTTGCTGCACCACTTACTTTGAGTTTGGTAAAACTACTTAAGTTACGAGTAGATGTTTGTTGAGCCTGTGCAGTAATGACCAATGCAAATAAAAGGGTAAGAGAGTAAAGTGTTCTTGTCATGATTTTAAAGTTATATGGTTTGTAATCGAAGGACAGATAAGAAGAAGAAGAGTTGCAGGATAATTGAAAAATAGGTCAACTATTTGTTTAGGCTAGAGTACGTTTACATCAAGTTCTGTGTATATGGGGCAGTATAGGAGAATACAGGTTGAAAAAATTTGTCAGAAACAGCTGTTCTGACAAACTTTTGTAAAAGAAATGAGACTACTTTTTAGTGCTTGTACCAATTACTTTAAACTCTACCCTTCTGTTTTTGGCTTTATTTTTTTTAGTAGTGTTGGGCACCAATGGTCTGGCAGATCCATATCCTTTAGACACGAGTCGTTTTTTATCTACCCCTGTTTTGATGAGGTAGTTGAACACCGACTGAGCGCGTTGCCTTGATAAGCGCATATTGCGTGAATATACCCCTACGTTGTCGGTATGGGCAGATATTTCGAGTTTAATATCTTTGTTGTTTTCCATAAGTTGCACCACCTTGGCCAACTCTACATAAGAGTCTTCATCGAGTTTAGAAGAGCCCGACGCAAAGTTGATATGGTTTAGTACAATTTTGGCGTTCATTTTTAACACCTCAAGTGCTACAGTCAGTTTAATCACATCACCTGGTTTCAGTGTATCTGTCTTTACCTCAAATGACTGAAAAAAGTACCCCTTGGCGTTGGCTTCAAAAGTATATTTACTGTCGCGATTCAAAAATACGGTAAGCTTACCTTCTTTTGTCGCTTTAGTAGTGGTTCTATTGTTGTTCAAGTTGGTATACTTCACCAAAGACGAAAGGTTTTTGCCTGTTTCTTTATCGACAATCGTCAACAGCAACTTGTTGGCATTAGACTTTAGAGAAATAGTAGCTATATAGTCTTGTCCCCGTGACAACTTGCGAGTATCAACCTTGCCTTGGAAAAAATCATAACCTAATGCTGTAATTTCAACCGTATACTCTGATTGAGACTCTACTGCAGTGCTATATTTGCCCTCAACTGCCACCGTGTTTAAGGTTACAATGCGGTTTTTGCTGGTGTTAATTACTTTTACATGAGCTTCTACTGGTTCATTGGTTTCTTTATTGAGAATAGTAAGTCTAATAGAATGGGACAGGTGAGCAGGAGGGAGGGCTATATGGTTGTCTAGTTTTTTGAGCGAGTCGTCTACAGTGTTGTCACTAAGGTCTACTTCTCTAATCAAAGGCAAATAGTTTTTAGCTTTGATCTCAAGGGCATATTTGTAACCTCTTCGCAACTTTGCTGCAAATTTGCCATCTTTTTCTTTAAAAGAGCTCACTGCTTGGATGGGAGTATTCTTATTAGCACTGTCTTTTACCAAAATACTTACTTTGGCTTCTACCGGTTTTTTAGTCAAAGAATCAATTACCCTGCCTTCTACCCGGGTAAATTTTTGTAATTGAAGGTAATCAGGCAGAGGAGATACCTTAAAAATATCTGCGTTACGCCGTCCTTTAGTATTAAAGTACATCACATTACTGCTTAGCGGAATAGTAGCCAACTGATCCTTTTTACTGGTATTAATAAAATCTAATGCTTTAGGCATAGTCCATTTGCCTGTGAGGTCAAGTGTAGATACATAAAGATCAAAATTTCCTTTTCCCCCTTTGCGTATCGATGAAAATATAAGTGTGGCATTGTCAGGCATAATGCGTGGACATTTTTCGCAGCCATTATTAATTACATTGGGCAACGCCTCAGGTGTTTGCCAGGTACCATTTGTACCTTTATGACTTACGTACAACACATAACATATTCCTTTGTATTTGGTAATCTTTCCATCTTCGCCCACTTTTATGTGATAAGGGTCTTTATTTTTGAGAGGGTTTTTTCGTTTGGCTTTATAATTTTTTACTTCACCTGTAGTATCACGTCGCATAAAATACAAACTCATACCATCGGCTGCTATCGAAGGAAACCCCTCGTATTGGTCGCTGTTTACAGGGCTACCTATACTGATAGGTTCTCCCCAGGTATTTCCATTTTTTATGGAATAATAAATATCTCGATTGTCGGTGGTGTACGAAGCACAAAAATACAAAGTATCAGCATTTTTGCTCAAACTTGGACCCGCTACATAATGTGCTCCCCCTTGGTAATTGTTAATACTACTAAGGGCTTGCGGCGGCGACCATTTACCCTCGTCATTTAATGTACTTTCGTAGAGTTTCCAATGCCTTTCTTCGTTGTTGTTTGACTGGAATATTAGTGTTTTTCCGTTAGTGCTCAGGGTAGGGGCGTATTCTACATAACGTTTGGTGTTGATGGGGTCACCAATGTTGGATACCTGATAGTTTTTATCTTGAGCTTGTAGCTGCATTCCTCCCAGAAGAGCCAAAGTTGTTATCAAATACCACGTTTGTAAATACTGTTTCATAGAATGTATATTTTATTATTTTGACTAGTTTGTGTCTTAGGAATGGTTTAAAAATAAAGTCTTGTAATTTAACAAAGTGATAAGCTCCAACCCAGAAAAGAGGCAAGTTTAAAATGCTTACAGTTTAGTCGTGTCAGGGTAAATTTATTTTACTACCATTTCCTATACAATTTTGGGCTAAAATACTGGCGCTAAAACCAGTTGAGCCATAGAACAATATAAAGTATAAACGGTTTTAATCAAAGCGAATGGCTTTAATAGGGCGTACAGTACTGATAAAAGTTGCTGGAATTAATATAACCAAAATTAAGGCAAAAATGAGTAAGTTTAAGGTCAAAATCACCCCCCAGTTCCAGTCTATAGGTACTGTATCCATATAGTAATTTTCAGGATCGAGTGGGATAAGATGCAAATAATATTGTAGGGCACATATACCCAACCCTACCAGGTTTCCAATCAACATGCCTCTGAATATAAGTCTGATGCCCCTCATCAGAAATATACTTTTAATCTGTGAATTAGTAGCACCTATTGCCTTCAATACCCCAATCATATTAATACGCTCCATGATCATAATCAAAAAGATAGAAATCATATTAAAGCAAGCCACAATCAATATTAACCACAAAAAAATCTTTACATTGGTGTTGAGTAAGGTAAGCCAGTCAAAAATTTCTTCGTATTTACGTGGGGTAGTTTGCATTTGCATATCATACTCCATCTCTTCAAAAACCTCTTTTTGCACGGAGTCAAGTCGTCGGAAATCATTGATAAATACTTCGTATCCACCCACCAGTGTATCTGCCCAACGATTAAGTTTCTGAATAAGGCGTATATCACTTAACACAAACTTTTCGTCAAACTCTTCCATACCCGATTCATAAATGCCTACAATGTGTAATTTTCGAATGGCAGGAGGGTCTTGCACAAAATATACGTAAATACTATCGTTAACTTTAAGGTGGAGTTTATGGGCAATTTTTTGGCTAATGATGAGTTCTTTGGAGGCTTTGCCTTTAGGAAACTTCAAAAAACGGCCTTTGACCATGTTTTTAGTAAACTTGCTTTGCCTGTAATCGGCGCCAATACCCTTGAGTAATACCCCCATTACCTCATCAGAGGTTTTAAATATACCAGGTTTCATGCTAAATGCATGCAGGGTTTCTACATTGGGTAAGTTATTTTTGTAGTTTTTAAATAAGCGGGTATTAGTATTGATGGGTTTTTCTTTGTAAGAATTGCCACTATTAAACTGGGTAACTTGAATATGTCCTACAAAACTAAATATTTTGTCATGAATGGTATTACGAAATCCCTCCAGCACGCCAAACGCCACAATGAGAATTGCCAGACCTATGCTAATACTGGCAATGGCTATACGGGTAATAATGCCCGAAAAAGCTTTGTCTTTACCTTGCGCTAAGCGTGCTGATACAAAATTGTACAGCCAGGTATTGTAAGACAGGTTGGCAAAGAAATTCTTTTTGGCAGTTTTTTTCAAAATCCTAATGACTACATTTGAACAAAAAGCAAAATTAACCGAATATTTGACAAATCCATGTATAAAACCTATTTGAAAGCCTTACAGTTGATTAACACCTACAAAAGCAGCTTTTGTCTGTTAGTGTTTACCTTGGTTACCAGTAATTTAACTGCTCAAGTGACCGCTGACAGTACCTCTATGACCGATAGTAACAAGGTGCAGGTAGGTGCTGCCCAAATGAACAAATACATACCCCTGCTCAAAGGCAAAAAAATAGCCTTGGTAGTGAACCAAACCTCGGTAGTAGGCAATACTCATTTGGTAGATAGCCTGTTGGCGCTAAATCTGCCTATTCAAAAAGTATTTGCACCTGAGCACGGCTTCCGGGGCAAAGCAGATGCTGGCGAACACGTAAAAAACTCCAAAGACACCAAAACCAATTTACCTATCATATCTCTTTATGGTAAAAACAAAAAACCAAGCCCACAGCAGTTGGCCGATATAGATTGGGTGGTTTTTGATATTCAAGACGTAGGTGCTCGTTTTTATACTTATATCAGCACTATGCATTTGGTAATGGAAGCTTGTGCCGAAAATAACAAAAAAGTGTTGGTACTTGACCGCCCCAACCCTAATGGACATTACGTAGCAGGCCCTATGCTAAACCCTCGCCTTAAGTCATTTGTGGGCATGCACCCCATACCCATAGTACACGGGCTTACAGTAGGTGAACTGGCAAAAATGATTAACCAGGAAAAATGGCTTAAGGGAAGACGAAGTTGTAAATTGACCATTATAAAAGTGAAAAACTACACTCACCAAACCCGCTACAGTTTGCCTGTAAAACCCTCACCTAATCTACCTAACAATTTATCTATAGCACTTTACCCTTCGTTGTGCCTGTTTGAAGGCACTCAAATAAGCGTAGGTCGAGGTACCTATTCTCCTTTTCAGATGATTGGTTATCCTGAGAAAAAGTTTGGCAAAGATACATTTACCCCTAAAAGTATCCCTGGAATGTCTAAATACCCCAAACACAAAAACAAAGTGTGTTATGGCATAGACTTCCGTCATAAAGATAATACAGGGCTTATTAAAGGTTTTTCGCTTAAGTATTTGATAGACTATTATCGCAAGTTTGGCAACAAAGCCAAGTTCTTTAATGGATACTTTGATACCTTAGTGGGTAATTTCAGTTTGCAGCAAAAAATAAAAAAAGGCTGGACGGCAGAAGCCATTGAAAAATCTTGGGAAAAAGACTTGAAAAAGTATAAAACCCTTCGGAGGAAATATTTATTGTATGCAGAGTAGGAGGGGAGAAAGCTGTAAAACCCAAAAACCCTTCAGAAAACTTGATTTTTCTGAAGGGTTTTAATTAGTGATATCCTAATTAGGCTATTGTTTAGCTATAAAAACCAGCGTAGAGGCGCCTTGCTTAAAGTGCAAAGTATTTTTTTTCTCTTTATTCAATGGAGCGTACAAGTCCATAAAACCACAACTGAGCATGTAATAACGCAGGTGAAAGTTGGTATCATTAGACGAGGGTGTCATTCTAAACCTGCTTTTGTTCACTTCTGCGGTAGTTACCACCTTATAGGCTTCTTTTTTCTTAATATCTAATACAATTCGTTGCCTTTTAAAGAAAGCCTCATTTTCCAAAATATTACCATCTTTATCTTCTTGATGCGAGTATATCCAAGTTTTGCCCTTAAAGTCAAAACTCATCATTGCCTTATACTCTTTAGTACTTCTTTTCTTCCTCTGAGCCATTGCATTGCTACTAGCAAAAAATAATGTAATTAGGCATAAAATAGCGAGTTTTTTCATAGTATTTTGGGTTATATGATGAATGGTTCTAATTGACAGATGGAACGTAGCTTGCAAGTCGTTTGTTGGGGTGTTTTGCCTATAGTTCAACTTTAGTTTTTTTACCTACTCCCTTGTGTGTTTGAGATTGTCTTCTTTTTTAAGGAATAAATAAAAAGGCTTAAATTTGCCTAAGTAAGGTTTTCTCTAACATCAATTTGAGATGCTTTACGGGCAGGGTAATATGCTGCCAAAAAAGTGATTAAGACAATGGTAATACAAGTAAATATAAAATCTATAGATTTAAGTTTTACCGGATAAGCTTCTACCACAGTAGTAGAGGTGCCCATACCTATAAACCCGTACTTTTGCTGAAGTATGGCAAGGGTTGTAGCTACCAAAAGCCCAATGATTGCCCCACTAAAAGCAATGATTCCCCCCTCCATCATAAAGATTTTACGGATAATTTTAGTTGAAGCCCCCATAGATAAAAGCACCGCTACATCTTTTTTCTTGTCGATCATGAGCATCATCAGCGAAAAGAAAATATTGATAGAGGCAACCAATAAAATAAAAGATAGTGTGATGTATACAAAAAGCTTTTCTATTTGAATCGCTTTTAACAAGTTGGCTTGTTGTTCGTTACGGTCGAGCACCTTAAAGTTATTGCCCAAAACCTCTTTAATGCCCTTTTTTGTGGCATCAGTATCTGCCTTTTCTTTGAGTTGAATTTCCAGCGAAGTGCGTCGGTTATCGTATTGCAATAGGTTGGCGGCAAACTTCAAAGGTACAAATACATAGCTTGCATCATATTGTTGCTCCAGTGAGAAAACACCAATTGGAAAAATAGCTTTTTTATTGATCAGTTTTTTTTCAGCATTGATACCCAGGGTTATTTTTTTCACCTTTTTAGGGTACCAAAGCTGCAGCGCATCAAAGTCGTTGCGTAAACCAATAGCAAGTGTGTATTGTACTCCTTGTCCTATGACTGCCCTGGGGCGTCCGTTTTTATACAAAGCAAATTCACCTTTTCGAATGGCAGAGTCCATACGGGTTTGTTCCAGGTAGTTTTCACTTACCCCCTTGACCTTTACTACCATTTGCCCATTTTTATAGCGCAAAACAGCGTTGTCTTCTATTATTTCACTGACAATTTTTACCCCTGGTACTGCCTCAATTTTTTTGATCAATTGAGAACTTACTTCAAATGATTTACCTTTGATGGGTTCTACCTTAAGCTCTGGGTTAAAAGTATCGTGCAAGCCTTGAATTAACTCTTGCAAACCATTAAACACTGATAATACCAAAATAAGGGCTATAGTACCAACCGCCACTTCTATCATAGATAAGATAGAAATGACGTTGATAAATTGCTTTTTATGTTTTGAAAAAAAATATCGGCGAGCGATAAATAAAGGTAAATTCATAAGAGTCTTTACTTCATACAACCAGTTGGCTAACTTGTCTCCTCGTCACCTTCGTTGTTGCTGCTGGGGGGAATGTCAAGGTTGTCAAATAGCTCATCCATTTTTTGTACGTAATCACTGGTATCGTCCAGAAAAAAACGGAGTTCAGGTATAGCCCTTACCTGGTTTTTTATTTTGCGAGCCAATACCTGTCTGATCATCTTGTTGTTGTCCTCGGCAATATCTACCACAGCTTGTTTGTCGCTTGCTGCCAAAATGCTTAAATATACATAAGCAATCCCTAGGTCAGGGGTGACTTTTACATTAGTGATAGTCACAAAGTGAGTCTTAAAAATATCTTTGACTTCTCTTTGAAAAATATCTGCTAAGTCCTTCTGTATAAGTCGGGCAAATTTTTGTTGTCTTTTTGATTCCATTGGCACAAAGTTACAGTTAATTTGATTATTTTTTTAATACTCTTAGGAGAATTTCATTTTTACTGTAATTTTGCTTGCAATTTTTTTGCAGTGATAAAGGCTTGTTTAAACTCTTGCTATCAATACCTGAAGTTTACTCTTTTTAGCTTACAATGATTGAGTGCCAAACAAACACTGAAAACCACAATAAATCACTACTGTTTTGATTACTTTTTTCAGAATAAACGCCGCTTATAAATTTATTTTTTTATTCCTGCTTTTTGTCGGGTTACGTTTGCCTTTCATTATCAATGGCTTGCCTTTGACTATACCAGAGCTTAACTGGATGTTGATTGGCGAAAAAATGAACATGGGCTTTAGCCTGTACGACAAAATCTGGGATGATATCAGCCCTTTGTCAGCATTGATTTACTGGCTCATGGACCGTTTCTTCGGAAAATCTTACTTTGCTTATCAAATCATCGCCTCAGTGTTGGTGTTTGCTCAGGCAATGATTATCAATGACATTTTTCGCCGCCGTCAGGTTTTTGTTGAAATCACCCTATTACCCGCGTTTTTGTACCTTGTCATTACTAGTTGTTTTCTTGACTTTTACACCCTATCACCCGCTTTGCTTGCCAACACTTTTATGTTGTTAGTAATCAACTATACTTTGTGGCATGTGAACGAAAAAAGTAGAAAAAATGCTGTGTTTGAGATAGGGGCTTATACTGGAGTAGCCACCTTGTTTTTTCTTCCTTCCTTCTTCATTATTTTAGTGCCGCTTTTTTCTTTTATGTTACTTACAGGCACCAAGCTCAAGGGGTATTTTCTAATGCTGTTTGCGTTTTTGTTTACTATAGGTATTTCTTTTCTCACCTTCTATATGAGCAACGACGAATACAGTTTTTATCGAAGCTACTTCGAATCTGTAGTGTATGTAAGCAAGCAACTGTACCTATCGCCCCGTAGCCTTCTTATAATCTTTACCATTCCTTTACTTATCACCATTTGGGCAATGGCAACCATTAGCGGGCACCGTTACACCAATTACCAAAACCGTTGTCGTCGCATTATGTCTTTTTGGTTATTTGCTTCATTGATTTCTGTCTTCTTAAGCACTAAAATTTCTGCCAATAACTTAGTGTTTGCCATTCCGGCAATGACTTTCTTTTTGAGCCACATGTTTTTAAACCTGAAGCGTGCCTGGTTACGCGAACTATTATTTTTGTTATTAGTGTTGTCAGTCGCATTTAGTGGTTATGCTATTGTTTATCGTTTTTTACCCGAAGTGGCTTACAATACTCCAGTAACTCAAGTAAAACTTGATCGTTTGTTAGTGAAAAAGCACTCGATACAAGAAGACTTAAAGGGTAAAAAAATTCTGGTATTGGGCAGTAATATCAGTTATTATCAGGGAGGGCAGCTGGCCACCCCTTACCTTAATTGGGAATTGTCGCAGCACCACTTCTCTAATATGAACCAATATAATATTATGAAAGAAATTTATGAAAACTTTAAGCAAGACTTACCAGATGTAATCATAGATGAAAAAAACTACTTTCAACAAATACTGGCTCCTTTGCCCATCATAGCCAATCAATACATCAAACGGGCTGGAACCAATATGTACATCATAGATCCCCGGTTGCAAAGCAAGAAGTAGAGGTTATCTAAATGTCAGGGAAATTGATTTTTTCCGGCTTTTATTTTGAGTACTCGGTCAAAAATCATATATTTGTAATGTTAGAATAGACTGACACTGTCAGTCATTCTTTCCATAGCTGGTTGAAGGATCTTAGGGAAGAGAGTTTAAACTC is a window from the Microscilla marina ATCC 23134 genome containing:
- a CDS encoding ABC transporter permease, with product MKKTAKKNFFANLSYNTWLYNFVSARLAQGKDKAFSGIITRIAIASISIGLAILIVAFGVLEGFRNTIHDKIFSFVGHIQVTQFNSGNSYKEKPINTNTRLFKNYKNNLPNVETLHAFSMKPGIFKTSDEVMGVLLKGIGADYRQSKFTKNMVKGRFLKFPKGKASKELIISQKIAHKLHLKVNDSIYVYFVQDPPAIRKLHIVGIYESGMEEFDEKFVLSDIRLIQKLNRWADTLVGGYEVFINDFRRLDSVQKEVFEEMEYDMQMQTTPRKYEEIFDWLTLLNTNVKIFLWLILIVACFNMISIFLIMIMERINMIGVLKAIGATNSQIKSIFLMRGIRLIFRGMLIGNLVGLGICALQYYLHLIPLDPENYYMDTVPIDWNWGVILTLNLLIFALILVILIPATFISTVRPIKAIRFD
- a CDS encoding OmpA family protein, producing MKQYLQTWYLITTLALLGGMQLQAQDKNYQVSNIGDPINTKRYVEYAPTLSTNGKTLIFQSNNNEERHWKLYESTLNDEGKWSPPQALSSINNYQGGAHYVAGPSLSKNADTLYFCASYTTDNRDIYYSIKNGNTWGEPISIGSPVNSDQYEGFPSIAADGMSLYFMRRDTTGEVKNYKAKRKNPLKNKDPYHIKVGEDGKITKYKGICYVLYVSHKGTNGTWQTPEALPNVINNGCEKCPRIMPDNATLIFSSIRKGGKGNFDLYVSTLDLTGKWTMPKALDFINTSKKDQLATIPLSSNVMYFNTKGRRNADIFKVSPLPDYLQLQKFTRVEGRVIDSLTKKPVEAKVSILVKDSANKNTPIQAVSSFKEKDGKFAAKLRRGYKYALEIKAKNYLPLIREVDLSDNTVDDSLKKLDNHIALPPAHLSHSIRLTILNKETNEPVEAHVKVINTSKNRIVTLNTVAVEGKYSTAVESQSEYTVEITALGYDFFQGKVDTRKLSRGQDYIATISLKSNANKLLLTIVDKETGKNLSSLVKYTNLNNNRTTTKATKEGKLTVFLNRDSKYTFEANAKGYFFQSFEVKTDTLKPGDVIKLTVALEVLKMNAKIVLNHINFASGSSKLDEDSYVELAKVVQLMENNKDIKLEISAHTDNVGVYSRNMRLSRQRAQSVFNYLIKTGVDKKRLVSKGYGSARPLVPNTTKKNKAKNRRVEFKVIGTSTKK
- a CDS encoding ABC transporter permease — its product is MNLPLFIARRYFFSKHKKQFINVISILSMIEVAVGTIALILVLSVFNGLQELIQGLHDTFNPELKVEPIKGKSFEVSSQLIKKIEAVPGVKIVSEIIEDNAVLRYKNGQMVVKVKGVSENYLEQTRMDSAIRKGEFALYKNGRPRAVIGQGVQYTLAIGLRNDFDALQLWYPKKVKKITLGINAEKKLINKKAIFPIGVFSLEQQYDASYVFVPLKFAANLLQYDNRRTSLEIQLKEKADTDATKKGIKEVLGNNFKVLDRNEQQANLLKAIQIEKLFVYITLSFILLVASINIFFSLMMLMIDKKKDVAVLLSMGASTKIIRKIFMMEGGIIAFSGAIIGLLVATTLAILQQKYGFIGMGTSTTVVEAYPVKLKSIDFIFTCITIVLITFLAAYYPARKASQIDVRENLT
- the rbfA gene encoding 30S ribosome-binding factor RbfA produces the protein MESKRQQKFARLIQKDLADIFQREVKDIFKTHFVTITNVKVTPDLGIAYVYLSILAASDKQAVVDIAEDNNKMIRQVLARKIKNQVRAIPELRFFLDDTSDYVQKMDELFDNLDIPPSSNNEGDEETS
- a CDS encoding DUF6427 family protein, yielding MITFFRINAAYKFIFLFLLFVGLRLPFIINGLPLTIPELNWMLIGEKMNMGFSLYDKIWDDISPLSALIYWLMDRFFGKSYFAYQIIASVLVFAQAMIINDIFRRRQVFVEITLLPAFLYLVITSCFLDFYTLSPALLANTFMLLVINYTLWHVNEKSRKNAVFEIGAYTGVATLFFLPSFFIILVPLFSFMLLTGTKLKGYFLMLFAFLFTIGISFLTFYMSNDEYSFYRSYFESVVYVSKQLYLSPRSLLIIFTIPLLITIWAMATISGHRYTNYQNRCRRIMSFWLFASLISVFLSTKISANNLVFAIPAMTFFLSHMFLNLKRAWLRELLFLLLVLSVAFSGYAIVYRFLPEVAYNTPVTQVKLDRLLVKKHSIQEDLKGKKILVLGSNISYYQGGQLATPYLNWELSQHHFSNMNQYNIMKEIYENFKQDLPDVIIDEKNYFQQILAPLPIIANQYIKRAGTNMYIIDPRLQSKK
- a CDS encoding exo-beta-N-acetylmuramidase NamZ family protein codes for the protein MYKTYLKALQLINTYKSSFCLLVFTLVTSNLTAQVTADSTSMTDSNKVQVGAAQMNKYIPLLKGKKIALVVNQTSVVGNTHLVDSLLALNLPIQKVFAPEHGFRGKADAGEHVKNSKDTKTNLPIISLYGKNKKPSPQQLADIDWVVFDIQDVGARFYTYISTMHLVMEACAENNKKVLVLDRPNPNGHYVAGPMLNPRLKSFVGMHPIPIVHGLTVGELAKMINQEKWLKGRRSCKLTIIKVKNYTHQTRYSLPVKPSPNLPNNLSIALYPSLCLFEGTQISVGRGTYSPFQMIGYPEKKFGKDTFTPKSIPGMSKYPKHKNKVCYGIDFRHKDNTGLIKGFSLKYLIDYYRKFGNKAKFFNGYFDTLVGNFSLQQKIKKGWTAEAIEKSWEKDLKKYKTLRRKYLLYAE
- a CDS encoding head GIN domain-containing protein; this translates as MTRTLYSLTLLFALVITAQAQQTSTRNLSSFTKLKVSGAASIVLKQGTSHSARVTLKGDIENEEIITRVKNNTLYVSLKKRKHSKYNNINVKIELTFQQLNAIDLSGAVSIRGESTIKAERFYLENSGAGSLQLAFNTQHLICNLSGASSIRLKGTTNRLDVDLSGAGSINAYGLVANVVKSKSSGAGSIKINAQKELYASVSGVGSIRYKGSPAITRFNKSGFGSIRKTK